From a region of the Macrobrachium nipponense isolate FS-2020 chromosome 3, ASM1510439v2, whole genome shotgun sequence genome:
- the LOC135222282 gene encoding uncharacterized protein LOC135222282 → MRVNKARNYILLLLHYFLTQTEAQIQSFSWKKTGPGKRITTTGAVLFTFHHYPVVLCSVRCSDVPECLSFNYGGLSDTCELLNTTPITSGLSSVSEQSGWDIFTYTVPKKCPQGGVPVTYDIPRNQLGPTVEGYTCSANAWILQQLQMGKTGCHMVLHEGKDAGQNDAPNYKAVSNPFHEAFRNCFSNGCSAVVCNGAMNLCWLKIKTVEETGQSLVSKSDRNYWKTVCQ, encoded by the exons ATGAGAGTTAACAAGGCACGAAACTACATTTTGCTCCTCCTTCATTACTTTCTGACCCAAACAGAAGCGCAAATCCAATCCTTTTCTTGGAAAAAGacag GTCCAGGGAAGCGCATCACGACAACCGGTGCTGTCCTGTTCACATTTCATCATTACCCGGTTGTGCTCTGTTCCGTGAGATGCTCCGACGTTCCCGAATGCCTCTCCTTTAATTATGGAG GTCTCTCTGATACGTGTGAATTGCTCAACACAACGCCCATCACGTCAGGACTTTCATCTGTGTCAGAACAGAGTGGCTGGGACATTTTTACTTACACAGTGCCAAAAAAG TGTCCCCAAGGTGGTGTTCCGGTAACTTATGACATTCCCCGAAACCAACTAGGACCAACTGTCGAGGGATACACCTGTAGCGCAAATGCCTGGATTCTGCAACAGCTTCAGATGGGAAAGACAG GCTGTCATATGGTTTTGCATGAGGGGAAGGACGCCGGGCAGAACGATGCTCCTAACTACAAAGCAGTCTCCAATCCTTTCCACGAAGCTTTCCGAAACTGCTTCAGCAATGGTTGCTCGGCTGTAGTCTGCAATGGAGCCATGA ATTTGTGCtggctgaaaataaaaacagtagaAGAAACGGGACAGAGTTTGGTGAGCAAGAGCGACAGAAATTACTGGAAAACTGTCTGTCAGTAA